The following are encoded in a window of Flavobacteriales bacterium genomic DNA:
- a CDS encoding molybdenum cofactor guanylyltransferase, with translation MINYRYDITGFVLAGGKSSRMGRDKALIPLHGTSMIEYATRSLLPVCSTVAIIAGNDRYRELGYPVYADVVPDSGPLAGICTGLAVSDSPLNIFVCCDSPFVTPEFWSFLLDRTGGCDAVVPRSGDVLYPLTAVYKKSCLPVFRERLDTGKLKVREAIRCVRTNEIDMPRDFSSFDDKMLANFNTPLELGKFLKP, from the coding sequence ATGATCAACTACAGGTACGATATAACAGGATTTGTGCTGGCCGGCGGAAAAAGCAGCCGGATGGGGCGCGACAAGGCACTCATCCCGCTTCATGGGACCAGCATGATCGAATATGCCACCCGCTCCTTGCTGCCTGTATGTTCCACCGTCGCCATCATAGCGGGCAATGACCGTTACCGGGAACTGGGATATCCTGTATATGCCGATGTTGTTCCTGACAGCGGACCGCTTGCGGGCATTTGTACAGGGCTGGCCGTTTCAGACAGTCCGCTGAATATATTCGTATGTTGCGACAGTCCTTTCGTGACGCCGGAATTCTGGTCTTTCCTTCTGGACCGCACCGGTGGCTGCGATGCGGTGGTCCCGCGGTCGGGCGACGTTCTCTATCCGCTGACCGCCGTTTACAAAAAGTCGTGCCTGCCTGTTTTCCGGGAAAGACTGGACACGGGAAAGCTGAAGGTGAGAGAGGCAATCCGGTGTGTGCGTACGAACGAGATCGATATGCCCCGGGACTTTTCTTCTTTTGACGATAAGATGCTGGCCAATTTCAATACGCCGCTGGAGCTGGGTAAATTTCTGAAGCCATGA
- a CDS encoding MoaD/ThiS family protein → MNITLIYFAQVAEVTQKNKEILTVNSGIMVMQLQWLLEEKYKELKGIYYKFAVNQVLGDDRGILTDGDEVAVLPPYAGG, encoded by the coding sequence ATGAATATCACTCTCATATACTTTGCACAGGTGGCGGAGGTCACGCAAAAAAACAAGGAGATCCTGACCGTTAACAGCGGTATCATGGTCATGCAACTGCAGTGGTTGCTGGAAGAGAAGTACAAGGAACTGAAAGGAATATATTACAAGTTCGCCGTCAACCAGGTGCTGGGTGATGACCGGGGAATATTGACAGACGGCGATGAGGTGGCCGTACTCCCGCCCTATGCGGGTGGATGA